The Methanosphaera sp. WGK6 genomic sequence GCAGTTTCTGAAAATATTAAATCATTAGTTAAAGAAGGTTATGTTGAAACGGGTAGTTCAAATTTTAGGTATAAGATAACAAAATATGGTATCGATAAAGTTAAAACAGAAGCTATTAATTTAAAATCATATTCTGATATGGTTTTAACTACAATGAATGGTTATAAATCCATTTGGCCTGCTATTGCTGCTGAAGATTTACATCAAGGTGAACAAGTATGGTTAAATATGGATGATGGGATACTTTATGCAGATACTGTGGATAAATCAGGAGCTTATGCTGAAGTTTTCAGTGATGCATTAGAAGGAGAAGATGTAACTCTTATAAATTTAGGTGGGGAAATAGATTTAGTTCCTAAAGATGTTATAATTGTTAAAATACCTCCTATTGCTGAGGGTGGATCTCG encodes the following:
- a CDS encoding winged helix-turn-helix transcriptional regulator; protein product: MRIFKNKGEFTKFQILAKIAQQEPHLKQKDIADELGITVQAVSENIKSLVKEGYVETGSSNFRYKITKYGIDKVKTEAINLKSYSDMVLTTMNGYKSIWPAIAAEDLHQGEQVWLNMDDGILYADTVDKSGAYAEVFSDALEGEDVTLINLGGEIDLVPKDVIIVKIPPIAEGGSRACDMDKIKEIYSQKFDRIGVLGTSARAITNHLNVYPDFEFATAEATCSAAEKGLRVLVFAVGKMTNRITSRLEEKGIIYCIEDVKKV